The genomic DNA TACAAGTCATAAAGGAAAAGGAACAAATTTCAATAGGAGGAGCATTCAATCTCAGAAGAAATCTTAATAAAAACTTGCAGAAGTTTGCATCTAGTATAAACTAGTCAATGGGAAAAaggtttaacaaaaattttgcaCCAAGATCAAAGAACAAGAAACTtataaggaaaaagaagaagatgatttggtTACATAAGATTATTGACAAACatctttcaaaaagaaaaaaatatcataataatGAAGAATAAGAAAACAACAAGATCAGAAGAATATTGCTTATATTCTTTCTCTTACAACTAATTGCAATGAAAATGCACAGAGCCAAACGATCCTTACAAACAAGTTGAAGGAGCCAAATACCATAATTTCAAACCCAGGTCTCTTCTTTCACAAAATTGGAAGTCTCTTCTTCCACGAAATTAAGGGCTTATCCGGCTAacacaaaaatttataaataaaacttCCACCATTTCCATCATCGTGATGAATAAAAACAACAATGGCAATGGCATAAGACGTTGTTTCAAAACGTGTATGAAttaataatcaaacaaaaaagaaatgaaaataaaaccaaGTAATATTCCTACTACACAGGAAAGCACCGCAATCTCCCCAGCCGCCTAATCCAACCTAGGAGTGGCAATTTGTGTTCGCATGTCGGGTTTGGGCCGTGCCGTGTTGATGCATGGATATATCAACCCTaatctaacccatttaattaaatgagtaagACCCTTCAATTCTAGCTTGTTAATTTCGAGTTGGCCTCGTGTCAAGTTTGTAggtcgtataaaaaattacaagagTTTGGATCATCTCGAAGCATTGATATAAGACGATGTAAGTCAACCcatgactcatttaattaaacaaattagacCCCTACACTCTTAACCCGCTGATTTTGTGTTGATTTGTGTCGAGTTCCagatcatataaaaaattgtcggCCTAaatccaacaattttttttgttttttttttgcttgcttGGTGTTAGGGGGAAGGTGCTCTGCATAATCAGACTTTGGCCCCCCTTTTCTGCCATGAATGAGAAAATTTGAATTATGATTATGAAAGATCACGAAATTCATATGCAAATCCAATGGGGCATAAAAGATAATGTTAAAAGAGTCTTAACATGGAATAGAAAAGTTTGTTCATAATTGCAACAATTGCAGCAAGAAtcaaactaaaaacataaagaaCAATCAAGATCACGACTAAAACTAAAAGCAGCATAGAAATGAACCCAAGCCCATGAAAGAGGTGGAGGATTTCTCACCAGAAAGCATTACCCAGACAATTCTTGCTTGAAAATAACAATCTCAGTCCAAAGATTCTCCTAAAAAGGACAAAACCCCACAAAGCAAAATATGAGagaaatcaaaggaaaaaataaatgggtTTTCTACAGAGAGAATGAGTACAGAGtacagagaaagagaaggaacaACTACAGAAGGAGACCAAAAGCAGCACCGAAAGTCATGTTATAGAGAAGAGTGATATAGATGGAtaggttatatatatttaattgtgcTTTTGGCAGTTGGCAGAGAGGTGAAAGGGGGTTTCAAATACCAACACAACCCATGTGATGACAATGCAACTGTGTCTGCGTGAGGTTAGATAGATAGTCAGATAACTTTggattagagagagagagagagagagagagaaagagagagtgcgTGTTTGTTTGCATTTCACAATTTTGCGAATGGAAAGAGGCCCTCGTATCTTGCCGTGCAGGTAACCAACAACACAAAGGCCCAAACTGGAATACTCTTTCCCGAATATGCAATACCTTGGTACAGAATCTACCATTTTCTTGACccatttaaaaattgtttttctctAAACATGATTACAGGAATTTCTTCATCATTTAAACTAATACGTATTCCAACtgtatatagtttttatttttacatttattttaccaatACCCAATTTGGAGGCCTTTCGTTTATGCTAATTTACTTTTCTtgttattgtatatatatatatatatatatatatatatatatatatatatatatattccttataTTTTACGACAAAACTATCTAAATCGGGTACGTATTCTTTATGAGAATAATGGATCGTTTTGGATTGAGAAATACATATATGGGATAGTTCTGTAACCAAATTTGAGTTTGATGCTCTCTATGCAAATCCAATCTTATCTTCAAGAGTAAagtttaaaaatcacatttttatccaCAACTATTCAACCATCTTGATATACCAGTCTCAACAAACCTTTAGATAATTTTTCTGGCATTACTCTATCTTTAAATTATCTTTAAACATGAATATAGTTAATAGAATCTATCAGTTCTTCATATAATCAGTTTTGATGCTCCCTATGCATCACAAAATGGgatcacatttttcttcttcctaagTCTCTGTATGGATGAAATCGTGTTCTGTTAGGAGTCCTTTTTGGATTAGAAGTACTAGAAGTCCATTAAAGATCaagtttttagaatttttttttaagcagtATTTTAATGGGTCTCAAATATTCCAATGTGTTTGGTAATTGTTGTCAAATAAAGGTCATCTTCCAAGATGTCGTCACAAGTAGGAGTCTTTGATTGATATTAGGAGTCTTATTGCTCGATATAAGTCTATTTGAAGATTTTTGAGTGTAGGACTGTAAATAAACTAGCCTGTTTGACCACCTGCTCGGTTTAACTCAATTCGAACTCGGACTCGATAGTGTACAACTCCGCTCGTTACTGTAAAAACTCACTCAATTAGTAAATGATACATACCCAACTTGCTCGAAGAAACTCAATAGGAACTCACGAGTTCAACTCGTTTAAAACTCGATCGGCTTGTTTGCCCGACTTGTTAACTCGTTCATatatcttgtatatatatacaaatatatatcaatacattactaaaaattagttatataaatttaaatatgcatattagtaattaagtaatatatattatataggttactgaatatttatatatgtgtatTAGTTAACATACTATCTAGTTAGTTCATGAACTAATATATAatctagttaattaatatttaataacttAGCTAGAGCTTGAGTTGAACCTGGCTCTACTCGACACACATTTTTAAGGAGCTTGAGCTAATCTTGAACACACATTTTATAACTCGGCTCGAACTCAAGCTCAGCTCAAATAAGCATCTTCGCAAACAAGCCAATCTTGAAATCCTAAAGCTCGACTTGACTCGACCCTAGTTGAGTGCTAATATAGAGAAAAGTTTGTTTCTAAACTTATGTTTGAAGTAAAAACCAGCCCAAATTATCCAGACTTGATACTAAGGTTCGTAAAATGTTCTATCAGATGATCAACAGAGCAAAGGGGTTCATACCACATACGAGCCAAAAGCTGTAACGAAATTACTTCACTTCCAAGCATCTTGACATCTGAACAAAGCACATATACCTCAATAtttcatgataacaaaaaccaGCCCTCTTGTGAAACAAATGCAAATCAGCTTTTATCTTTTCTAGCCGAAGCATTCCATAGGTCGATgcatcctcaatgatttccagGTATTATTGAACATTCCTAAAtcctaaacaaataaattcacACTTAGCTAATAAAAAACGACCTACGACAGAAGCTCAACTGATGCGCTCAACCAAAACCTTTTTTAAGTTTACAAAACCAGCGAAATGAAAATATTAAGGCCATCCCAGTCATCGAAAACCCCTCAAAATCCTTTCTTAACAGCTTTTGCCACTACAAAGTCTCTGAATATTTCGCATGTGAGTTAAGAAGCATAAGATCATCCCTCATTGGAATCTTCTGAATCTAAACCTTCAACCATCTTTTCAAGTGAATCCATATCACCAGCTTCAGAGAGTGTGTGTATCCTAAGTTTGTCTGCGTCTTCACTGAGAGCAAAAAGAAATGTTATGAGCATGACTAACAATGATTGTAAAGTTTTATTACATAAAGGATAGACGCATACTCTGTAACCCCAAAAATTTCCTTGACAACCAAGGAGCTGTCTCTTGAACAGAACTCCGGCAGCTGGCCCAGAAAGTCAAACAGAAGAACAATCAGTTCAAGGCATTAAATGTAGAACGAGTCAcagattaataaaaaataaataaaaataaaaaggaaaacaaacaaaaaataacaaaagctaAAGGTATGGAGTTGACCATGACAATCATATGCAAAGTTTAGTGTATAACAATATACCAGTCTTGCATGCCTGCCAGACATGTAATTTGCTtcataaggaaaaattattcaGGGTGTTTGAGGTATTGACGTATAGTACAGAAATCAAAAACCATCTCTGCTCAAGAATGTTTTGAGGAGACAAATCACAGTTCAGCTGGTAGGCCATGCTTTTGAAGCCAAAACACACAACATTTACTGAGCTGCTCAACCATTTGAAGCAATAGCACAGCTTGAGGCAGGTTTAACTACTGAGAATTTGTTTGAAAACTTCAAGAGGaacaaggacaaaaaaaaaattcaataggGTCTCAATCCATCACAGCAGTAAAAATTTCATTGGACAAcctaacaaaaaagaaaataaaaaaagaaaggaaaaaagggtaTCATACTAATGAGTAGAAGTTGTGCATTAATAACAGCAAGCAGAATAGCAGTCAGGCAAAAGTTGATGCAACGAATGCTCAGCTTACCTCAGACAGATAGAAAACCTTTCCAAATAGGGCCTGAACAGCTAGTTTTCTCTTGAAACCCTTTTCCGAATAACCTGACACATCCATGACAACTGGTCCTGAAAATCATACACAAGCCATAAGCATCTGATATCAAACCATCAATAGGGAGCTGTTTCTCTGACTAAATTCTTTGGAATGTTCCTTTAGAAggttaattaaacaaattcaatTATGTGTCAAGTGCAAAAAGGGATGAAATTAAGCAAAATCACCAATCCAGACACCTCAACACTAATAGGGAGtgtgagaggagagaagaagaaatgaagaatAACAACGAAAGGAAAAGGAGCTTCAGTTTTCTGTATAATAAAGGCACCTTTCCCTTGAGTTGCTGATTTGCTAAAACATGTCTTAGGTTAGCTTGTTAACAGATTTAACCAGACAAACAAATTCGCtcaggaaataaataaataaataaaggactAAAAAATCCAAGAATTTCAGGACCTAGAGAGAACAAGAGTCCcgaccaaaacccaaaatacaGTCTGCTAGCTACGCCATCATCCCCTAGCAATAAAGCTACAAGGTGAGCTAAAGAATGCTTAGGTCAAAGGAAGAGGTCCTGTGGTAGATAAATTGACCATATTTTGCACTAATAACAACAGCTGTTTCCTattaagggcccgtttgggattgcgtttgaggggctgaaaagtgcttttaacactaaaaaagtccgtttgaagaaaaaagtattcgtttggtaaaaaaaattaaaagcgtttttaagggtccaaaaagcctaaaaattgtcaaaacggacttttggaaaaagcttaaaaatgaagttttttctcaaaagcgctttttaacttaaaagttctatttctctaacgcaatctcaaacaggctctaagtaTGTTTGTATATCTCTGTGTGTGCGTGTGAAAGATAACACACATCTAGAAGCTCTCCGAAGAAAGgcaattgttgtttttttttttttccttcaagaTTTTAAATACGCAATCAGATGGTAGAAATTGCAATTTCTACGTTTTAAAGGTCATGGACCATATTTACAGTAATTTCTCAATAAATTTGTCATTCCATAGGAAAATATGTTAGAAGCTGAAACAGCATGAGGACAGTTCATTTTACTTGTGGTGGCTCGTCAAGTCAAGATTGTTTAAGCAGACACCACAAAAAAGATACAATCCAAACACTTATAGCGCCACTGCCTGTGATCTAAAGGAAAAATAGTTCAGGCTCTCCCCACCAGCAGTTATGAAAGAAGGATAAACAGTCATAACAATAAACTCTTGAATGTGAAATGGAGCTAAATGGTTTAATATTTGGAAGGCATACATTTTTCTGAAGCATTTCTTACGAACTTACTTGCTTACAGACAAATAGAACTGCAAATAAGTCTCCATAATAAATGACAAGTTTAGCACGACGGGGGCTGAGAGAGAAAGGGGCAATTTTAGCTGAATCCTAGAATTGTGAATCCTGATCCTGACGCCTTATATCCCCATCAAATACAAACAGAACATCTAGCGTTTTGCAACATCAGATGGGGTCAACAAGGAGTTACCTTTATCTCGCACAATCCGTCtggaaatttcatttaaaatctcTGCAACCTGGGAGTCAGCCAACACAGAAGCTTTCCTAAGCTCAATTAAATTGGCAACCAAGACGGGGTTGAAGGGCTTCTCATTCAAAGCATACCGAATGTACTTGCGCAGAATTTCTTCCATCCCAAAATCAGTCTGGAAATAAATTGGGCAGTTGTTTTATCAAAACCCAGACAGCTTTTGAAGCATATGCAAGTACAAAATTTAGAATGGAAAAAGCGCATCATCAACCAGTGAATTGCTTATACCTTTTTCTCAAGCTCCTTGAGAGCATCATCGAGTTTGAAGTTATCTCTTCCCTTGTGAAAGAACTCATCAATTGATTTGCAAAGCATAGCATTTTTATTGAcctgaagaaaagaaacaaaaacccaCTCTGAGGAATCAATTATGGTCCATAAAAAAGCAGGAAACGGACACAAGAAATACGGACGGACTAACCAGTTTCCTGCGTTTTGCTCTAGGGGAAGTAAACTTTTTGACGGTCTTGACGAAGGCGACAACAAAAGTGAGGCCGGCATAGGCCAGAGGAAGAGCGAGAATCCAGGGCAAGGAGCTGGAGCCGACTCGAGGGCCAGGAATGGCCTGAGTGACGGAGCCTGTGAACTCGACCAGGTCCAATGCCTTCTCCTGAATCCAAGGCAagtcctcttcctcctccaccaCTTGTTCTTCTTTCTGCTCCTCCGCTTTCCCTTGCACCGCAGGTATTCCATTCGAATCTTTCCTCTTCGCCGCCGCCATGCGAATTGAGGAGAAGCTTCTGTGTTTTGTGGGCAAATAAGGGATTGTTATACCAGAAGGAGCAGAAAAAgagtaagaagaagaagaagaagaagggaagaCCAATGTGGAAAATTTAGGGCGGGGAAGCAATTGAGAAGAATAAGGAGTAATAGAAGCAGAAGCAGCAGCGAAAGCCATGGCTTCGATTCACACTTCCCCTCGCTCACGGCAGACTTGAAGCAAAAGCCAAAgcttgtaaattgtaatagtCTGCTAGTTTTGGTAATTGGATCCGGATCCCCGGGAGAAAttggaaattttcaaattttaattattacccttcattttaaatttaatagtctataaaattatttaaacctcggtaaaacaaaagccaacATTTAATGTCTCGGTTATATAAAAATAGTTCGCATTTTAtagattattaaattttttttttgataagtaaaaggagagattattaaatttaaaatgaaggttcacgattaacaattagagaatctccaatttttcCTCAATTAGAGGGGTTCTCAATTCTGTACTTTTTTCGGTAACGCTCTCGCCGATACGCTGCTAGTCGTGTAGAGCTCACGATTTGTAATAGCGTATTGGATTTGGGTTGAGTTACTGAGTATAAAACCATATTGATTAATTTaggggaaaacttcacttaccacCCACAAACTTACGCGTTTTTTGTAAACACTTCTTCATTGTTTCAAATCTCACTTTGGcgtattcaatttttatttcctttcactttcccCTTTCCATTgaaattttccgttaaatcctactcgtgaaattcctaaaatacctttaatttttattaaaaaataaaaaaatagagagaaagagagaaaagagaaagaccCATTGTGGGTCACAAAGACCCACCGGCAGGTCACCTCACCTTAGTGACCCACCGTGAGTCACTTGTCTTGTCACCCTCCAAAGGGTCACCCACTTTGAGGGTCAACGGTCACTTTGTGACCCAAAGGTTGTGACCCGCCGggggtcactttttttttttaatacaatcaTTATGATaacgattttttatttataaataagagtaaatttataattttttaaaaaaagtatgggtataaaggtattttaatcattttactgTTTGATTTAACTCTAATATCTAACGGTAAGGAGGTATTTGGAACGAAACGAAAGTTAGATAtatcaaagtgagagattttgaataATAAAAGGATGTCTGCAAAAAGCGTATAAGTTTGTGAGGtgtaaatgaagttttcccttaatttaattaaatatatcataCTTCTTAATCATAATTCATTAATTTCGTATTGGTTTCATATGAAATTCGTTTGctatatcaaaaattgtcaggCTAAATGCCACTGGTCAAATTTGGATCATGTTGAACCACATGTATTAGACTATATAACCTTAATCCGATCCATTTCATTAAACAGATTAAACTCATCAACATTAAACCGCTCTAATATTCACCAATCCTGTATCTTCTTTTAATTTAGATTTCTCTTGTTACGATCTCTCTcacgtattttcttttttacttctctttattgcaatttcaattaaaatcataaaaatccAAGTTCTAAGCTTtcaatctcttttatttttaaggaaaaacagaaaaatcaaagaagaacACAAGAAAACCTCGAGCAATGAAAAGATCTCCTATAACTTTTCAAAGGTGAAAAGATGATTTGAAACTATTAACAAACAGAAGCATCGACTTTTATCTTCTTATATTATAAAAATGGTTCACATATAAATGGTCATTTCTCACCATATTGGGTGCTCATTCATAGGATGGCAAGGGGACTGGTTTGCCAATGTCCACACATCATCATTTTGTTATTTAACCCTCTTATCAATACCTAATATTCCATCCTACTTAACCTTTTAGGGTATGCTTCAGTAGATCTCTATATAGAAAAATTCATGTCGCACATCATTGTTTTGCTCGGGAaattttgaaaaggaaaaacaatacattatcaacaacaacaaaaaattaggtGCAGTAAGCTAAGGCCGAAGAGGGAAGACAAATTAACTCTCTTAGAGCTTGGATTTTGGACTTGGGGATTCCTTGGACCATATAGGGGGGATGATTTTGTACTCCTGGGTTGGCTCTTCCTCTTTCTGGACTTCATCGTCTTCTAAAATGTCTTTAGAAAAGGCATTGGGGTTAGCTTTGATACAATTCTGCAACGCCACGAATGGATGCACACAGTCTGAGCCCTTCAAAAGAGGAAAATTTGGATAGGTGAGTCCCACTTTGAAAGTTAAGAGACTATTAAAGCAGTAGTTAACAGAATGGTCCTTAACTTACAAGTGGCTGATTTCCATATTTACTAGATGAGAAATGTTATGTATATAACTGTTATACGACTAGGATGACATGACAATGAAAATGagccattgatttttcttttttataggcCCTTGCTAATCCAAATGCTGATTTTCTTTGACAAtcatataacaatttactaaataacattactcttactAATAAAAATCAACCACTTAAAAGCTGATTGACAGCATCAAGTTATGAGCACTATTAGAATCGCcaacaaactatatatatatatgatccctCAAATCCAACAAGGTGCCATTCCTTAGCTGGAAAGAGACCAATTGAAAATCCAAGAACATCTCCATTAGTATTTAAACAGTCAAGAACCACACCGGATTCTGTTCTCCAGTCTCCTTATCACCCCCCAATGGATTACTAAACAATACCCGCTACATATGCTATCTTCTAAGTAATAAATATCTACCTTCTATTGCAAGCTTTTCAGAAGTGCAGTATTTCCTATTTAAAATAACCAAGTATGTGATATTGCCAGCTTCACATTTGATGCAATACATTCGGCAGGGGCACAGAAACCCCCAATGCCCCCCCTCCCGAGCAGAGAGGCCCAACTGCCATCAGGCAGCCTTAGCGCCTGCTCGAACAGGTAGGCCTCATTAAGACATCTCACAATCTCTACAATTCCTGCACCTTGGGGGCAGGGAATATAGGGCGAATTTTCCTTGTCACAATGAAAGTGCCTTCTTAAGTTATTGTGTGCTAAAGAACAGTAGAGagtatttagaaaaaaaaagatgcctCATTGCTCTACTAATAGATTGTTttgaattgcatttttaaaatattatgatttaaaaactataaattttgcgttttcaaatcgcatgcAATTAGgtgatttttgaaaatgcacaattttaaaaactaaactgCAATTTCGCAAACACTTAAGTGCACTATTTTTagattgtatttttaaaattgcaaacccaaacagaccctaagtgCCAATCACTTGTATTGAGTTACAATTACCTTTTCCTCGGCAGTACTCTTGAGGAAACAAAGGAATGCCTCCGAAAATTGGACACCACATGGACCATTACGCAGGTCAGCTATGCAAGGGCATTCTAATGCTTTCTGAGCCTGCGCATCAAGAGACtgaaaaaatggggaaaaaatcagttttctttattcattttcgGGATGGAAAAGTACGTATAAAAAATGGACCAACCTCATTCTCATCGTTTCCATATGCAGCAGCTTCTGAAAATGCGAAATAATTCAGGATTGTTAGCTATTGAGTCGATTTCTAAACTCGAGCCATCCAACGACCTAGGAAGGAACCAATACCCAGCAATTCATGGATGTAACTTCATCATATATATCATGCTAATTATAATTTCTCGTTCCCTAATTGTGTTCTAGTTTCTTAAAATGCCTCTTGGCTCTTGTTCTTTCACGTTGAACCCCTCCGTGCTATACTCAAGTCCTAAAACTCGACCAAGATAATTATAACAGACGCATGAAACCCATAATACGCCGCTTCGATAGCTTATATTATGAGAATGTttcacaaatcacaacaaatactTGTAGGCATACATAGATACACACAGACACAGACAGAGAGCTGGTGGGTAAAGAGATGTACCGGCAATAAGGGATTCCAGGGAGGAAGTGGTAGCAGCAGTAGCCGGAGCAGCTTGAGGGTCGGGTGGCGCTGCTTGATCCACTGCTGCTGCAACCTCGCTCTGAACTTGACCCATTGTACCTCGCTCTGAACTTGACCCTGATGGAAAGCTCAGAGTGAGTGATACAGAGCTAAATATAGGCCGGGCTAGGCCACGGTTAGCCCAACCTATAGCTCACTTTTGTGTACGATGAAAGCTCTCGGGCATTTTCGAACCCAGCCCATATCATTTTGCAAGTcaattttaaaaccaaatcgcgcattttaaaaaaattgtacgttttaaagtcattatattttaaaatgctCAATTTTCAAATAGGACATCtatcttattaataaaaaataatatatatatatatatatatatatatatatatatattatataaatttaaaataattaaaaacaaaatattaaaaaaataaataaaaaattaagggatggttgaccaccccatggccctcgGGGGTGGCCTGggccaaatcaaaacaaaaaaaaaaattgatttagccCTTGGgagtggatcggccaccccaagccccAACTGGAGCGgctagccaccccttaatttttcattattttgttttttaaatttttaatatttaattttttaattatttttaaaataaatataatttttttattttttattttttttattaatgagacagATGTCTCATTTATAGCCTTAGAGAGATGCTGACTATTAACTGATACTCTGTCCAAAATGAACTAGAAAAAATCATATTCCCAATTGGTTTTGAAGGGCATTTGAAGCACCATTTATGATTTATCCCATATGGAATATTATcgattttatggtcaaaatcttattttattgcatttaaagTATACATTTAAATGacatgataatatattttatgaatttaatctagaccacaaaataaaatagtttccCTTTATTTTGAAATGAGTACCACTATAAGCTATTTTTTTAATCCTCCAAAGTTATTGTGACTGGTATaataaccattaaatttgaaatagattcataataattttaaaagtcacatcaatttttaaaaattaaaaaaaaaaaaaattatgatatataacattacaaaATAGAAGGCCAAGCCCAAAAGACCACAAAATTGCCAACGACCCAGTCCATGACCAAACATTTATTTTCGACGAATGGTATTCTGTTAAGCTATTCTATAAGCAATTTAGTCCCTTATCATTTAAGAGTAAAGATAAACAgcgcacgccgcgtgcaaaaaatttttttgcacgGGCGTGCCACACACACCGCGTGCTGTGAATCAGTTCTCATCATTTAAACATTGAACAATCATCCATTCATCCACATTAACCATCACATTACCAAATAGGATAAAATACAAAAGGGATAAAATTATGAactctgttttgtttttgtttttttcctttttcaaatgACTGTTTTTCCATGCTACAAGTATTTAACTTCAGCAATCAACACTCTAAATGAATCGGCACGCCAGATGAGTTTAACTCCCATGCAAGATGTTGCTGATACTGTTTCACAACTGACGCTTCTTTTCAATGCAGCAAGGCATCAGTTCTCCCCATTTCCGAGGTCAGGAATCATGTTTAGAGCCTTCATTATAAAACCATACGTGAAGGCATCTTCTTGAAGCTTCTCAAATCTGCACCCAACAAAATAATTATACACTTGTAATTAAAGACACAAGGCATGCGATTGCTTTGGATTTCGAGGAATGAAAGAACTCCAGGGATTTTCTGTCTAATCAGAATAAGCTCATGTAAGCCCACATCAGAATGCTTCTAACAGCAGATCTTTGGATCAAACAACAATGAAACAAGTTGAACGGACTTTTTATACACAAgtaaatatatatgaatatacTTATAACTGATTCAATCACCACCAGCATCATTGCCAGTGCCATATCATTGCAAGAGGAAAAAGATGGAGATGCATAAGCAGAAGCATTaacagagagaaaaaaaaaaaatttaatctacAGCTGCAAGATGCAAGCTGGGTCAACAGATCAGTTCATC from Corylus avellana chromosome ca6, CavTom2PMs-1.0 includes the following:
- the LOC132184440 gene encoding uncharacterized protein LOC132184440, translating into MAFAAASASITPYSSQLLPRPKFSTLVFPSSSSSSYSFSAPSGITIPYLPTKHRSFSSIRMAAAKRKDSNGIPAVQGKAEEQKEEQVVEEEEDLPWIQEKALDLVEFTGSVTQAIPGPRVGSSSLPWILALPLAYAGLTFVVAFVKTVKKFTSPRAKRRKLVNKNAMLCKSIDEFFHKGRDNFKLDDALKELEKKTDFGMEEILRKYIRYALNEKPFNPVLVANLIELRKASVLADSQVAEILNEISRRIVRDKGPVVMDVSGYSEKGFKRKLAVQALFGKVFYLSELPEFCSRDSSLVVKEIFGVTDEDADKLRIHTLSEAGDMDSLEKMVEGLDSEDSNEG
- the LOC132184671 gene encoding mitochondrial intermembrane space import and assembly protein 40 homolog, whose translation is MGQVQSEVAAAVDQAAPPDPQAAPATAATTSSLESLIAEAAAYGNDENESLDAQAQKALECPCIADLRNGPCGVQFSEAFLCFLKSTAEEKGSDCVHPFVALQNCIKANPNAFSKDILEDDEVQKEEEPTQEYKIIPPIWSKESPSPKSKL